The sequence below is a genomic window from Wyeomyia smithii strain HCP4-BCI-WySm-NY-G18 chromosome 1, ASM2978416v1, whole genome shotgun sequence.
gtgagataggaaagctgaaaaaacaacaaagccgcaggcaaagacggactgccgagcgagctctttaaACATGGGAGAGAGACGCTGGTTAGAGCGCTgcaatgggtcatttccaggagtGCCGCGATTTCCGCGGTATCTAGCTtttcaatgccgcctacaaaatattctcacATATCCTgctccgtcgtctatcacctttaataAGGAGGTTCGTGAGCCGGTTTCATAAATGGgttatgatacagtcgatcgagaacaccTATggtagatcatgcacgacaacgggtTTCCggtccggataaactgacttgACTGATCGAGGCCACCATgacgcaagtgatgtgctaagtgcgtgtttcggggatactctcaagttgatggactttcctgtttgctgtttaccatcgcccttgagggtgtgatccgaagGGAGGGCATCGACACGatgggcacgattttcacaaggtctgttcagcttctgggcttcgcggatgactttgacaattaactttgcgacggtggaGGAAACTTACACCCGACTTAAAGCCGAAGtcggactgcgaataaatgcgtcgaaaacgaaaaACATGCGAACGAGAgactccaaggagaacaacgtcagcctcccaactcacttatgaccgccgacaataacaccagcaaagcgGTCCAGAGACGCATAAAGGCTGGAAATCGTGCccacttttcacttcggaagtcACTTCGATCGAGttgagtgcgacgacgcacgaagttgacgctgtacaaaatcctgagtcctctacggaatcgagacaacaacgcatCTCGcgcttggagttttcgaacggaaggtgctgcgaactATCTACGGTGAAGTACAGACGAATGACGGAGAATaacgacggcgcatgaaccacgagctgcacgCGCTATTTGGAGAGAACACCATTGCAACctagcgaaagtcaataggttgcggtgggccggtcaggtcgtaaggatgccggacgacaaccctgcgaaatcacttctcttcagcaaccctgccggcaccagaaatagaggagcgcagcgtgcgcgatggctcgaccagatcgaaggagacttgcgggtgataagACGCCTGGGAAATTGGCGAATCACAGCCCAGAATCGAGCAACATATCGACAACTTcatgatacagcacgagccatcacggctctcgtctgattggtaaggtaagtatgaAAGCCGAACATAATTCGTCGGTTCCATCATCTATTTATAGATTTTAACGTGGTGTGCGATTCAGTTAGGTAAAATGAGCTCAGACAGATAATGGATTCACAGGGTGTTGAGGTGTTTTTGGCAATCCCCTGGAATACTGCCAATCCATTTAGGGAACATTTTTGTTACACAGCGCGttaaggggagggggggggatACCCAGCGAAATGGAGCGGCTAAATTGGAACCAAAATAAGCAATTGAGGAATTCAAATATCCCCTAGTGGTTACGACAACCAAGAAAAGGGTCGCCAAAATAGTAACAAGCTGTGAAAATTTTCGTTGGAAATAAAATTAGCAACCAAACTACAATTCCCGAAATATACAATTTAACTCAATTTTACAACGTTCAACAACGTTCATATGCAATTTCACAAATGATGAATTTGAAAGGACAGACAGCAGTATGATTCTTCGCATAGGTCAGTCACAATTCTTGAAACTTCAGCTCATCGTGAGCAAGAAGACCTGCTCACGCAAAGTATCTTCCTTCAGGGAATcattatatttaaaattttctaaaacttCAATACCTATGTGCTGGTTAACTTACCTTACGTTGGCGTAAACAATTTAGCAGCTATGGCCTCCGCCCACTGCTCCGGATGAGCGGTCTTCTTGTGGGTGTACATATTCGAACTGGAATTGCAAGACCGAGGGCAGAATGGACACTTGTACAGTACAACACCAGTGTGGTTAGCTTCATGTTCCTAAATAacagacaaaaaaaatgttactcTTTTGTGTTGCTACCTTAAATCTTCTAAAAAACCCAACCTTGCAGCGTATCTGTTTCTTAAACTCCTTGCCACAGAAGCTGCAGGCATACTTCTTGATGTCGGAATGCATGCGAAGCATGTGCGATTTCAGTGCACCCTCGTAGGTTGACACATGGCCACATATCTCACACCGAGCGGGTGGGGCATTGCAGCGAATCTTATGTCGTTTGAAGGATTTCTCATTTGATAACCTGTTGAAAAAAAGTTAAGGTAAAATCTAATTTCGAAGCTAGCACTTTACGATGCTTACCATTTCTGACATTTATCGCATTGTTTCCGAAGCTTCAGCAAACCCTCCATCGAATGCGTCAGTCGATGCTGGTCCAGTAGCTTGCGATGGGCGAACCCCATGGCACACATGTCGCAAACCCAGTTAGTAAAAGCGCCGTGGTCGCgctgcatgtgctttttcagctGCCTCACAGACGGGTAGACGCGACCGCACTGAACACAGCTATGTGCCTTTCGTTGCTTCTCAATGTGCTTCTCCATGTGTGCCTTCAGCATGTAGTCCTTCATAAAGCAGTCACCGCAAATGTCACATTTGAAGGGCCGTTCGGAAATCGGCGTATGGACCCACCAGTTATGATGCTGTAACCCGCGGCTGTCGGTGAAATTTTTGTCACATTTCTGGCACTTGAACATATCTGGGTTCTGGTGGCGAAGACAGTGATCGTACAGCTTCAGTCTGGCATTGAAACTTCGCTCGCAGCAGATCACAATACTGCCGCTCGTGTTGTGCTCCCGTCCGGTGTGAGTCTTCAAATCACCAAACGATTTTGCCATGTATTCGCAGCGGGTGCAATTAAACGAAACGAACTGCTTTATCACCGACTCCTGTTGTTCGATTTCCTCCGGACTGGGTCTGGGTTTTGCTGGGGCGTTTCCAAAATCATCAGTATGGCCTGCCGATTTGTCCGGCTCACTATCGtcctcatcatcatcgtcagCAATGTTCTGAGAATCGCTACCGTGATGCCTCTCCATGTGTTTCTCCAGGTGGCCAGCCACCACAAAGTACCGATCGCACAGCGAACAGTAATAATTTTTCTGCTTCACCTCCTCGTGCCACGTGATGTGACTGTTGAGTTGATCCTCCAGGACGAAACATTTCGTGCAAAGGTTGCACTTGAACTTTTTCGCCTCATCTGGCGTATGCACTAGGAACATATGCGCCTGGAAGGAACTTTCCTCCTTGAACCAGCGAGCGCACTCGACGCAGCGATTTTTCATGGTGCGCGTTTTGTCGTGGTGAGCACTCACGTGTCGATTGTAGTTTCGCGTATTGAACCATTTCTTCTCGCAGCAAAATATGTAGCATTGTGATTTATTGTGGTCCTTGTTAAAGTGTTGTTTGAGCCAGTAGAAAGTTTTGTAGGTGCGACCACCGGCAGAACCAGCAACCTGAGCACACAGATGGCagataaatttttcattccgTTG
It includes:
- the LOC129723450 gene encoding transcription factor grauzone-like, which translates into the protein MVRKCCVCTLSERQVEPTVSFHRIPNDSRRMSEWNVEIAKNGCELHLIGPRTTICSNHFQNEDFIITAGGKHLRSTAVPRVSTSYAGCDNFCPPRMVTTELKNCFTCCRRTENFLCITDDDNNSGENVEEIFAKHFWFTREVYQNGIVCTSCWEKIDEFHKFYCEVEKLHATTKAEADVKVESNDGAPDDESLIFAETVIKCEEPNSLYVMVEKQEINPADDNDDAGTSHEAGASDASANVDRESAESESESNVPLAKRFAASGRKKQKQPVPARSPASTQRNEKFICHLCAQVAGSAGGRTYKTFYWLKQHFNKDHNKSQCYIFCCEKKWFNTRNYNRHVSAHHDKTRTMKNRCVECARWFKEESSFQAHMFLVHTPDEAKKFKCNLCTKCFVLEDQLNSHITWHEEVKQKNYYCSLCDRYFVVAGHLEKHMERHHGSDSQNIADDDDEDDSEPDKSAGHTDDFGNAPAKPRPSPEEIEQQESVIKQFVSFNCTRCEYMAKSFGDLKTHTGREHNTSGSIVICCERSFNARLKLYDHCLRHQNPDMFKCQKCDKNFTDSRGLQHHNWWVHTPISERPFKCDICGDCFMKDYMLKAHMEKHIEKQRKAHSCVQCGRVYPSVRQLKKHMQRDHGAFTNWVCDMCAMGFAHRKLLDQHRLTHSMEGLLKLRKQCDKCQKWLSNEKSFKRHKIRCNAPPARCEICGHVSTYEGALKSHMLRMHSDIKKYACSFCGKEFKKQIRCKEHEANHTGVVLYKCPFCPRSCNSSSNMYTHKKTAHPEQWAEAIAAKLFTPT